Proteins from one Podospora pseudoanserina strain CBS 124.78 chromosome 1, whole genome shotgun sequence genomic window:
- the NdufA8 gene encoding ndufa8, NADH-ubiquinone oxidoreductase complex I 19kd subunit (COG:C; EggNog:ENOG503P1YB) encodes MAARKPTFNQQILIDPTPLPDSIPKVKEVGASSAPLLSAAFFIGARCKDYNDDYMQCKTENPGKGEFECLKEGRRVTRCARSVIEDINKSCLEQFRAHWTCLENNNHQLWQCRPDEWKLNKCVFDNLKLEKVIPDQPKQSTPVHLRQKQIYAHSPVPAWEKPFIAEKSQSS; translated from the exons ATGGCAGCCAGAAAACCCAC CTTCAACCAGCAGATCCTCATCGACCCGACGCCGCTGCCAGATTCGATCCCCAAAGTCAAGGAGGTCGGCGCCAGCTCTGCCCCTCTTCTCTCGGCTGCTTTCTTCATCGGCGCGCGGTGCAAGGACTACAATGATGACTACATGCAATGCAAGACTGAGAACCCCGGAAAGGGCGAGTTTGAGTGCCTGAAGGAGGGGCGGCGGGTCACCAGATGCGCCCGGAGCGT CATCGAGGATATCAACAAGTCATGCCTGGAGCAATTTCGCGCCCACTGGACATGTCTcgagaacaacaaccatcaGCTTTGGCAGTGCCGCCCCGATGAGTGGAAGCTGAACAAGTGTGTTTTCGACAACCTG aagctcgagaaggtcATTCCTGACCAGCCCAAGCAGTCAACACCCGTCCACCTCAGACAGAAGCAGATCTATGCCCACTCACCGGTCCCGGCGTGGGAGAAGCCATTCATTGCTGAGAAGTCCCAGTCCTCCTAA